CACGCCGCGGTCGAGCCAGAAGCGCATGGCGTCGAAGCAGGCTTTTTCGACGGCGGGGTTGCGCCAGTTGAGGTCGGGCTGCTGCTTGTAGAACTTGTGATAGTAGAACTGGTGAACTGCCGGGACCCACTCCCAAGCGGAGCCACCGAAGCCGGAGATCCAGTTATTGGGCGGTACGCGGCCTTCGTGTTCGAAGCGCTTTTGATAGGCGGTGACGTTGGGGCCGTTGGCGGGGACGCCGTCGTTCCAGACGTACCAGTCATGCTTGGGGTTGGTGCGGGAGCTGGCGGAGTCGATGAACCACTGGTGTTTGTCTGAGGTGTGGTTGAGGACCATGTCCAGAACGACGCGAATGTTGCGCTGTTTGCCCTCGGCGATGAGGCGGTCCATATCGGCCAGGGTGCCGTACTGCGGGTCTACGGCCTGGTAGTCGGAGATGTCGTAGCCGAAGTCGACCTGGGGCGAGGGGTACATAGGCGCGATCCAGATGGCGTCGATGCCGAGGCTTTTGAGGTAGTCGAGCCGCTGGGTGATTCCGTTGAGATCGCCGATGCCATCGCCGTTGGAGTCCTGAAAGCTGCGGGGATAGATCTCGTAGAGGACGGCATGCTTCCACCAGGGGCCGTCGTTGTGCGCGGCAGCGGTTGCGGTCGATGGCTGCGGTGTCTGACCTAGTGCGATGCTTCCGGAGGTCCAGAGCGCGCTGGTGGCAAGGATTGCGAGGAGAGGCAGCCAGCTTGAAGATGATGCGTTGCGATGGCGTAACTTGGTGGTCAAAACAGCCTCCGGGGAGTTCGCAACACTATAGCATTTGGGATGCGGGTCGCGACCGATCGACATGGCATTTTGGGTGTGGGCTGTGGAGCGGAAAATTTCGCGGCATGGGTTGAGCGCACCGGGTTTAATTGGCGGCAGATCTATGAAAGTTTGTGGTTGGGTGAGGGATGGGTTCCGCAAGAGCTGCGAAGAACGGTTTTCGTCTGCAAAAGGATGTCGCGTGTGGGGAGATCGGGTTTCTCCAGCCGCTGGAGCATTGTTGCAATGGCCATGGCGCCGATGTCGGCACAGTTCTGATGCTGTGTGGTGAGTGGCACGGGCAGGAGGCTCGCGTATTTTACGTCGTCGATTCCGACGATGCGGATCTCGTCCGGGACGCGTATTCCACGAGCGGCGAGGCCCTGCATGATGCGGGCCGCGGTGATGTCGTTGGCGCAGACGATTGCGTCGGGGTGGCAGTCTTTGAGCAGAGTCTGGAGGAATTGAGGATCTTCCGGATCGCCGAGGCGTACGAGGTCCTGTTGCGGGTGGATTCCGCGAGAGAGGAGAGCCTCTCGATAGCCGGCGATTCTTCCGTGAACGGTGGAGGCAGAGAGGCGCCTGGCGACAAAGACGATGCGTCTTGCTCCATGAAGGAGCAGATGCTGCGTGATGAGGAAGCCGGCACTGCGATTGTCGATGCCGACGAGGTCATATTTTGAACGCAAGGGATAGGGCGCGAAGCACCGGTCGAGCAACACGACGGGAATGCCTGCGCGATCGAACGCAGAGGCGATGCGTCGGTTGACGATGTCTTTTTCCGGAGTGAATTCGAGCGGCGCGAAGAAGACTCCGGAGACTTTTTGCGCGATGTACTTGTGGCAGAGCTGCTCGGCCTCTTTCTGCTGCTGGGCTAACTCGCCCATGGAGTGTCCCCACAGGAGAGAGTGGGGTTTGGAGAGAGGCGACCGCATCATGCCGTTGCAGATTGGCTCGAAGATCTCGGTTCTCCCGAGATCGGGAATCAGTAGACCGAATACATGATCGGTCGAGGCGATGGGAGCGAGCACGTGGGTGCCTGAACCTGGTCGTCGCGATACGAGGCCCTGCAACTGGAGTTCATGGACGGCTTTGGCCACCGTGATACGTGAGGTGTTGTAGCGCTTTCCGAGTTCTGCTTCGCTTGGGAGGCGATCACCGCGACGAAGCGTCCCCGCTTTGATTGCGGAATGCAGATCTTCAAGGACCTGCCGGTACTTTGGCATGACGGGAGGAGCAGGAGACTGTTTCCTGCTAGCGGAGCTTACTTGTGAATCGGCGACTGTCGGTGGTCTGGTCTCGATTCGGCGGCCCTGATCGTTCTTCATGTAATCCATTCCGAGAGGGTTCGGTTTGAGGATCTGTCGATAATGTATAGACAAATCTTTCATCAGACGAATGCGAGCTTGATTTGGTGATCGGGAGGTGGTCAACCTTTCGGTTGATATTTAGCTGCACCCCGAGGCCCATTTGATTTTCGTCGATGCGGGATAAGTTGTTATTTATCTGCGATTTGACGGTCGATTACTCAGGGCTAGGTGGGATAAATCCCGTTAATAGGTCTGACCACTTTACCCATTTTTGCCCCGTCCGTTCCTTGAGGGTTGCTTTGTCAACAACTTGCAAATATTTACCGATCAAACTCGTTGACATCTTCTAGAGCTGTCGGGTATTTTTCGTTGCGATTCAAAGGGCCAACTGTTTCGGATTGTACGCAGGCGATGTTTACCTGGTGTCCGTTAAAGATTTATGCCGCTAGCGACTTTGAAGTGATGTTCGGCAGCAGTTAAAGGATGATTGATGATTGCCAACAGTAAGCAAACGTGAAGCACTTTTTGGAGGTTTGAGATGAGATTTGTGACGCGCGTAACAGTCGGGTTGCTCTTTGCCGTGTGTGCTCTGGCGTCTTCGCCGATTGCATATGGCCAAGCGGTTTATGGTTCGATCTTTGGATC
This Tunturibacter gelidoferens DNA region includes the following protein-coding sequences:
- a CDS encoding GntR family transcriptional regulator; amino-acid sequence: MKNDQGRRIETRPPTVADSQVSSASRKQSPAPPVMPKYRQVLEDLHSAIKAGTLRRGDRLPSEAELGKRYNTSRITVAKAVHELQLQGLVSRRPGSGTHVLAPIASTDHVFGLLIPDLGRTEIFEPICNGMMRSPLSKPHSLLWGHSMGELAQQQKEAEQLCHKYIAQKVSGVFFAPLEFTPEKDIVNRRIASAFDRAGIPVVLLDRCFAPYPLRSKYDLVGIDNRSAGFLITQHLLLHGARRIVFVARRLSASTVHGRIAGYREALLSRGIHPQQDLVRLGDPEDPQFLQTLLKDCHPDAIVCANDITAARIMQGLAARGIRVPDEIRIVGIDDVKYASLLPVPLTTQHQNCADIGAMAIATMLQRLEKPDLPTRDILLQTKTVLRSSCGTHPSPNHKLS